In Entomomonas moraniae, one DNA window encodes the following:
- a CDS encoding LysR family transcriptional regulator, with protein MPAIHFTLAQIEAFACVCETNNLSLAATKLQKSRTTISELIDSLEINLGYILFDRTKRPLQLTAEGKKLYTQARLFLHEANIFDQLAMQMPKEIKHTITLCYDCFIPLSFIKKLIAYCEQQRIKLNLLNIERPQAEKRLLTGEADIGIYPAANRMINADFKWSAIGTIELGIYANKCFFSNLQTNISILELASSNQFIPFIQLPDQLGKIIKISDNIQQITNIELLKELLDNKKGWSLLPTHLFTESYKNISRFHTELGNKGMMLSIVCIWKPTANKQLQQIIQQIINHIDL; from the coding sequence ATGCCAGCTATTCATTTTACCCTAGCGCAAATAGAAGCTTTTGCATGTGTTTGCGAAACCAATAACTTATCACTTGCAGCGACAAAACTACAAAAAAGCCGAACAACAATTAGTGAGTTAATTGACTCATTAGAAATTAATCTTGGTTATATACTATTTGATCGAACTAAACGACCTCTACAACTAACCGCTGAAGGCAAAAAACTATATACGCAGGCGCGCTTGTTTCTTCATGAAGCTAATATTTTTGATCAGCTCGCCATGCAAATGCCTAAAGAAATAAAGCATACCATCACCCTTTGCTATGACTGCTTTATTCCACTATCTTTTATAAAAAAACTTATCGCTTATTGTGAACAACAACGCATCAAACTTAATTTACTCAATATTGAACGGCCACAAGCAGAGAAAAGACTGCTGACTGGCGAAGCTGATATTGGTATCTACCCTGCGGCTAACCGCATGATTAATGCCGATTTTAAATGGAGTGCTATTGGTACAATTGAACTAGGTATTTATGCAAATAAATGCTTCTTTTCTAATCTCCAAACCAACATATCCATACTGGAACTAGCCTCATCCAATCAATTTATTCCTTTTATCCAATTACCTGATCAGCTCGGCAAAATTATAAAAATATCTGATAATATACAACAAATAACCAATATTGAACTTCTCAAAGAACTATTAGATAACAAAAAAGGCTGGAGTCTACTTCCAACGCATCTATTCACTGAATCCTATAAAAATATTAGCCGCTTTCACACGGAGTTAGGTAATAAAGGTATGATGCTAAGTATTGTCTGTATTTGGAAACCAACAGCAAACAAACAACTGCAACAAATCATTCAACAAATAATAAATCATATCGATTTATAG